From the Neoarius graeffei isolate fNeoGra1 chromosome 1, fNeoGra1.pri, whole genome shotgun sequence genome, one window contains:
- the cd248a gene encoding CD248 molecule, endosialin a yields MGSPVLYVIFLSALLYLSSLSNVQTQELEDQDALCNENSCLVIYFQRKTFLDAWRSCKKQGGNLVTIKSAAEENLIETLFSNLEPTESNHMFVWIGLQRQPRKCAPGRPMRGFAWVTGEQDTQYINWQQADFQNTCSFPRCVSIGYSTSAQKSQDNFKWKDGPCSIPVDAYLCRYTFSGMCQAISNEGYGNALYTTPFHHVTSLLTHIPFGSVATVPCLTNGDQTVLCNQREDGTVDWNRDPPFCADISKTSWCDKDNGGCHHDCIEDGNHYYCDCKEGFLLAEDGMSCFHPDPCQGSRCEYECLTVMDSYRCACPDGYMLAQDEHGCLDVNECLQSPCEQICVNTQGTFECHCYNGYKPGEEGTCTDVDECAESPCQHECENVIGSYICHCHHGFALLPGDPNRCDDIDECQYEGFCEQMCINYIGGFQCYCEEGYDLQDNLFSCRPSYEQQSSTVPASILLITDPTTHMADHREPNYYKPRENESLDWLTELPKVEMVPTDLLWLTHATQEVTETTSPTQSPTSIINMKLDNVDQQTVAVDAFLSSSTSTPLSEYYEDESTTEFTVSPTTTVTDDAQQWTWFSPSSNKFDKEGTTQSSFIADTEYKTDEKNLDNGSHEYESTTSYTELQTLTQALISTQGAKDDNSNKQTEGSSWLLVGLLVPLCIFIVIMVALGIIYCTRCASKPQNKNATECYHWIAGAGDKAAADMTSGGVTKV; encoded by the coding sequence ATGGGCTCTCCAGTGCTGTATGTGATTTTTCTCTCTGCACTGCTGTATCTCTCTAGTCTCTCTAACGTACAGACTCAGGAGCTGGAGGATCAAGATGCCCTGTGCAATGAGAACAGCTGTTTAGTAATCTACTTTCAGCGCAAAACTTTCCTGGATGCCTGGCGCAGCTGCAAGAAACAGGGTGGCAACCTTGTTACCATCAAGAGTGCAGCAGAGGAAAACCTAATAGAGACTCTCTTCTCTAACCTGGAACCAACAGAAAGTAACCATATGTTTGTGTGGATTGGTTTGCAAAGGCAGCCCCGTAAGTGTGCTCCCGGCCGTCCCATGCGAGGCTTCGCCTGGGTTACTGGGGAGCAAGATACCCAGTACATCAACTGGCAGCAAGCGGACTTTCAAAACACCTGTTCATTTCCACGTTGTGTGAGCATAGGTTACAGTACCTCTGCTCAAAAAAGCCAGGACAACTTCAAGTGGAAAGATGGACCTTGTTCAATCCCTGTGGATGCCTACTTGTGCAGGTACACTTTTTCTGGCATGTGTCAAGCTATTTCAAATGAAGGGTATGGAAATGCACTGTACACAACCCCATTTCACCATGTCACCTCACTTTTGACTCACATTCCATTTGGGTCAGTTGCAACTGTACCCTGCCTAACTAACGGTGACCAAACAGTACTGTGTAATCAAAGAGAGGATGGGACTGTGGATTGGAACAGAGATCCTCCTTTCTGTGCTGATATTTCCAAGACAAGCTGGTGCGATAAGGATAATGGTGGCTGCCACCATGACTGCATAGAAGATGGCAATCACTACTACTGTGATTGTAAGGAAGGCTTTCTCTTGGCTGAAGATGGAATGAGCTGCTTTCATCCTGACCCCTGTCAAGGATCTCGCTGCGAATATGAGTGTCTGACAGTAATGGACAGTTATCGCTGTGCCTGCCCAGATGGTTACATGCTGGCACAAGATGAGCATGGCTGTCTGGATGTCAATGAGTGCTTGCAAAGTCCATGTGAACAGATCTGTGTAAATACACAAGGCACCTTTGAGTGTCACTGTTATAATGGCTATAAACCTGGTGAGGAGGGAACTTGTACGGATGTAGATGAGTGTGCAGAGTCTCCATGTCAACATGAATGTGAGAATGTAATAGGTTCTTATATATGTCATTGTCACCATGGTTTTGCTCTGCTTCCGGGGGATCCAAATCGCTGCGACGATATTGATGAATGTCAATATGAGGGATTCTGTGAACAAATGTGTATAAATTACATTGGGGGATTTCAATGCTACTGTGAAGAGGGCTATGATCTCCAAGATAACCTATTTTCATGCAGACCCAGTTATGAGCAGCAATCTTCCACAGTACCTGCATCCATCCTCTTGATCACAGATCCTACCACCCATATGGCAGATCATCGAGAACCTAATTACTACAAGCCACGTGAAAACGAATCCTTGGATTGGCTTACTGAGCTTCCTAAGGTGGAGATGGTTCCCACTGACCTTCTGTGGCTCACTCATGCAACCCAGGAGGTGACTGAAACCACTTCACCAACTCAGAGCCCTACTAGCATCATTAACATGAAATTGGATAACGTAGACCAACAAACAGTTGCAGTGGATGCCTTTTTATCTTCCTCAACTTCAACTCCACTGTCAGAATATTATGAGGATGAAAGTACCACAGAATTCACAGTGTCCCCCACTACTACTGTAACAGATGATGCTCAGCAATGGACGTGGTTCAGTCCTAGCTCAAATAAGTTTGACAAAGAGGGAACTACACAGAGTTCTTTCATTGCTGACACAGAATATAAAACTGATGAGAAAAATCTTGATAATGGCAGCCATGAATATGAATCTACAACCTCTTACACTGAATTGCAAACCCTTACACAGGCCCTCATATCTACTCAGGGAGCTAAGGATGACAACAGCAACAAGCAGACTGAAGGCAGCAGCTGGTTGCTGGTTGGATTGTTGGTACCGCTCTGCATCTTTATTGTGATAATGGTGGCACTGGGTATCATCTACTGTACTCGGTGTGCCTCTAAGCCACAGAATAAGAATGCCACTGAGTGTTACCACTGGATTGCTGGTGCTGGTGATAAGGCAGCTGCTGATATGACAAGCGGTGGCGTAACAAAGGTGTAA